ggtattgtttaaaattttgcctggttgcgaaatTGTTAAATCAAAATCACCGATGAACGCGATGcgaaaatattttgttataCTTTATAgtataccaaaatattattgtgCAAATCTGTgtataaataaaacacaaatcaataaaaaaaataacaatattttagaTAAAGATGTTAAAACGAAAGTTAAAGTAGTTTTTAGTACTCTGATCAATTCTGCAAGGTATAAACACATTATGGACTATTTTTTCAGATGAATGGTATTACTAATTACTGACCAAATCATTGCTTTTTTACAGTCCATTTTTAAGTGATGAGGAAAATAAGAAACTTTATGGAAAGTGTAATAACCCAAATGGCCATGGGCACAACTATGTTGGTAAGTAATGTTTAGGCTCTTCTTTTTAATCTACAGCTAGCAGTCTTTACACCAGTGTTTCTAACTACAGAGCATGTAGGTAATCTTCAGATGAAGTGTATTACTAAGCCAGGCACTTCACCACACAGCTGCTCATAATAACATATAAAGTAGATAGTATcaaacatttttagggttccgtacccaaagggtaaaacaggaccctattactaagactccactgtccgtccgtccgtccgtctgtcaccaggctgtatctcacaaaccgtgatagctagacagttgaaattttcacagatgatgtatttctgctgccgctatagcaacaaatactaaaaacagaataaaataaagatttaagtggggctcccatacaacaaacgtgatttttgatcgaagttaagcaacgtcgggcgcgggcggggtcagtacttggatgggtgaccttttttttttgccgttttttgtattatggtacggaacccttcgtgcgcgagtccgactcgcacttgcccggtttttttttcttataaggATTTTAAATTGAGCCCAAAGTTAATCACATGTTCTGTAAAGTATTTATGTTACCTAAAAGTTAGGTACATCTTATTCAACAACTCCAAACTTTGCCAATAATATGAAAACATATTAAACATAGCATAATCATTTGATCATTTTAAGAACATTCAATTCAACTCTATATTCTCACTTTTGAATAGTCCTATTAGTCCTGTACAAAtatatcataaaattcataaatatcaaaatagatgatgattattaatattaatcaaTAATGAATTGTTATACAGACAtgtcaaatttaataataagaatTTAAGATCATTAAAGAAAATTTAACACAATATCTGTTAACTTCCTCTTTGATTGTTGGAATATTTACGTATTCATGTATCTCTGTATTTTTTGCAAACCATGGTGCACATGTTACAGCCCTTAGGACATTATTCTGAAACCTTTGTAAAATTTCGAGGTTTGAGTTACTGGCCGTTCCCCAGAGTTCAATCCCGTATGTCCATATGGGTTTTATAATGCATTTATACACTAGCATTTTATTAGTTAGTGTCAGAGGTGATTGTCGGCCGATCAGCCAGTACAGGCGCTTGTAATGAAGGTCTGCTTCTTTTCTCTTTGTTTTGATGTGGTTAACgactaaaaaaacatacaaacgAACTTGCAAGGGACCTGGTAAACACCAATGACAATCCGAGTAGGCTGAAAAGGTGGCAAATACTGCGGCTGGACCAAAGGCACTAGAAGATAAACTCATCAAAGTCAAGAGAGAGTATTTAATGGAATACCTCTCAAAACCCTCAAAACGACAGAACATCTGATTATGGCTAAAACAGCCGATTGCAgataaaagaaagaaaaaaaaaaaaaaaaaaaaaattaaagaaaattaatatagaataaaatctaaattatctcttatcttcatcatcatcataatcttAGACTGATAAgcaatcaacaaaaaaaaacagtttgagACAATGAACTCTCACATTGACCGTGTAAAGAATCAAGAATTGCAAATTTCTCTTACAGTTCTGGTGACAGTAAAGGGTCCAGTAGATGCTCACACCGGGATGGTGATGAACATCCATGACCTGAAGCAGTACATGAAAGAGGCCATCATGGATCCCCTGGACCACAAGAACTTGGATCAGGATGTGCCTTATTTTAAGACAGTGGTAAGGAAAAACTTAACTgtgaaaatatacatatatttaatttaatacattaattttaaataagtagTAAATCATATGTGAAAGCCTACACTTCTACATTAGCACATCAATTTTGCTTAAATTGGCCAGAACTAAAAGCCAGAAGAAAAAGAAGTAAATTAAAACTTACGCACTGTCTAAATATTGCACAATAAAGTTGCAACTTTCAATTTCGTGGCCATATACAAATCGAAATATGAAATGCCACTAATAGGTATATAATTGTTTTCTAATTACTTTCTGTTAAACTAattaacctaataataataactcaattaCTCAATTTAATAGATAAGtgacatattttatatttaattggaATTTTCAGGTGAGCACCACAGAAAATTTAGCAATTTACATCTGGGACCATCTACAGAAAGTAATGGAAAAGCCTTCTCTATTGCATGAAGTGAAAATATTAGAAACTGAGAAGAACCACGTGGTTTACCGCGGCGGCTCCACTTACCCGCGCAAGAAACACGAGAACTCCAGCCTACATTCCAGCCGCCACCACAATGTGTCCTCGGATTCAGATTGAGAAATCAATACAATGcgatattatataatctgtaaGAAAAATATTGACATGTTTATATTGTGCTTATAATTGTTAGAATAAAAAACTAACAATATCATAATTTTTGCAATTCCCAATAGTAGGTATAAGTATTCCTTTAAATTCAGGTTTGGTCAGTTTAATGGGCCAACAACAAACACTTGGTTGGTcgacatatttttattattgagCAGTTAAATACATAAAATGGCTTTCTATACGCTGTTGCCAAAACTTTGATATATAAACCCATCATATCCTATATGTGTTATAgtgagggaagtagtgtcacccaatgtatgggatgtgcaaattttggtatcggatgaattcacttggcacagatgtagtatacgtaaagctaagcgaatccagcccggtagccatccgccaccccctggtgggtaggcaggggggcatccaaagttacgCAAATCTATtttggtatcatttccagataaatcgggcatggggaattcatttttgagacatttaatgtacagtttaatagaaaaaaaaataatattgacgctcaaatcaaaatcggtttgctattttttttattcaactattactattatcagccgaaactacaaatgctagaaagttgaaatttgcacaccaggttacatttataatgtgtacaagagataagaagcgattatgaaaaattcaacccttaaaaaggggatgaaagtttgtatggggtccatgttttattttaagctaggaatttcgaACTTCGTTAAAcgatatattattgaaatacaagaaaactattTCAGCGTGTTTGTAAATTCGTCccctaaggtggcgaaataggggttgaTTATTTTATGgagatgaaattttttttcgagtgtggggcttgaaactttgtatatgtatatattattagaatacaagaaaagtaatttaagcgtttttaaaaattcatcctctaacggggttaaaaaggagttgaaagcttgaatccatgacaaattactttgactgcctacctgccagggggtggcggatgtctaccgggctcaattagcttagctttacgtatattacatctgcgctaagtgaattcatccgataccaaaatttgcaccctATGACACTACTTTCCATACTATTACACTAGTTACGAACACAGCGAATAGTCAAATACtggttcgttttttttagcattagaaagaacttgaaagaaggtaagcgatcttgatatctcttttaattgaaaaacgctttttaaaaatcaataactattacttatgaaagtagaagaatataaatgatcgtactagatttttcaattaaaagacacatcaagattgtttaccttatttctaatgctaaaaaaaacgaactatatatatAACAGTACTCTCTCGCTCAATTGAATTTAGTTTCGCTATCCGACACTAGATGGCAAAACAGTCGCAGTAACGATAGTATGATTGTCGCGTATTCTCTAGCTAGTGACGTAGTTAATTCAATATACTgatctatacagggtgatcaatccaaatgggtcagtatggagaagtcagaaactatgagagatagcgaaatctgttcttaggaaccatggcttcgattttatatttaataataatggcattcaattttttttaaatctttcatacagaaccgggattcgaacctggtcaattatttgtttgtatggcaatttttaaacgatgcgtaataggtggggggtgctcgaccaaatatcatagagggccccgagacaaaacaaactacaataaaaaaaattctaaatggccgactttttttttttcaagctggtcctagcgcgctgagatttggcatgcggcgagcctgggggtccaagattaccatgtcaaaaattttttttggaaaaatccaaaatggcagcggacacgggcaaagtcaaatttccaagtaggttaagcgagcccaaagggcgagcttcaggccgggaggccgaaggcctggAGGCCGGAGGCCGATCCCGGCGGAAGGCTGAAGGCCCGGAGcttccaccccgactcccaaaacgcgaggccgaaggctgagctgcgtgaatgcggtgcttccaagcgtcctaccaagtcaactgtcttgatgagcgaagccggcgggccgaatgcccgacggcgaagcgtcgaggcttgcgaaggccgaaggacgagctccgcgtagggccgaaggcccgaagcgtcacacgagagggggaagttggagcttaaacacgacccaacatttttcctattgggagtcgcgttttgggagtcggggtggaggctccgggccttcggccctccgccggggtcggccttcggcctcccggcctgaagctcgcccttcgggctcgcttaatcTACTTGGAAacttgactttgcccgtgtccgccgccattttggatttttccaaaaaaaaatttgacatggtaatcttgggcccccaggctcgccgcatgccaaatctcagcgcgcttgGACcaatttgaaaaaattaaaaaaaaaagtcgtctattttgatttttttaatgtacttagtttgttttgtctcggggccctctatgatatttggtcgagcacccccccacctatcacgcatcgtttaaaagttgccatacaaacaaatactacacgcgattacataaagaatattgactaggttcgaatcccggttatgtatgatagattaaaaaaaaaattgaatgccattattattaaatctaaaatcgacgccatggttcctaagaacagatttcgctatctcttatagtttctgacttctccatactgacccatttggattgatcacccagtatatatatatatatatatatgtcgtagtcagatcgtataatccgccgtattacattacggctagccgttttcaaaaacaggggcgttttgaaatgcggcggttcgacgattagccggattgtcattgcgacacgttcttcaataaggcggcctacgtttagccgcatcgtactactattttagattgttgagtgaccagttctttcggtcgcctacgtatcCGGAGTTTGACAacgtttgcaatttaatttatttttaccatggtcccaccgcactacatgtgtttcttttccaaaacatttccttcacaacttaaatagacgccTATTTCTGGGCCGTTTGCCcctcgggcatctgaagctacctaacgaacctaacctacttacctacctacgcttttttccccaaagtgtaatgttttcacggacgtctcactaaatcaataggtaggtaggttaggttcgttaggtagcttcagatgcccgaagggcaaaccgctcagaaataggagccccgcgaagcggggctccgtctagttaagttgcgaaggaaatgtttttgtaaagaaacagtccgacgaacttcagatttgatggacaccccagcgtttgtgaggcagcgccacgagtgttaaaaatgggaactaaaaactgtcaaagcggcggctaatgactcgctgtattacattacggctagccgtgttgaagaacgtatggcgtcgaatacattccggcggattctcattcagccgcattcaatccggctaatcgttaaaccgccgcatttcaaaacgcccctgtttttgaaaacggctagccgtaatgtaatacggcggattatacgatccgactgcgacatatatatatacatgcCATGATTAGTTGTTGTTCCCATCTGTATTGAATGTAGGTTATGTAGGGCACATCGTAAGGTTAAattacagtcagctgcagactGCAGAGGGGTGACCCCCCTGCATGCATACAATCAGTCTATGCATGTATGTAACatctacctatttttaattaatgcttatgaattttaagtttttgtttcAGTGTCATCATACATTcatcatacatttatttattgtaggtTTGCCAATGAACTTGAAGTACAATAAACAACGATAGTCTTAAAACGCTTTATTGTAATGGTAAATATATATATGAGCTATTCGTAAAACATTGCCACTCGAGCCAAAAagttaacaaataaaatagaaacCAAACAAAATCACAGCGTAAATATACATTTGGTTCGTCCTAATTAGAGAATTCTAACTAAcaatataatactataaaaataatacaatttcaatGATGATGCATACTTATACTTAAATGGCGAGCACGTTTAGAAGATTTAGAAGGtaacaacattaaaatatagGTTTCATCATTTCATGTCGGCAGATAGAATAAAACAAGCTCAAAATGATTTTTATGAATGATGCTGATGGTGAGCACAACCCGTATTTTATAGATCAATGTTTGTCAATTTTGAGCTAATCatttatatatgtacctatgccaCATAACTTATTTACACCTAATgtaccgggtacctatccctaATATTAGGCATACTCATAAGCTAATAAGCTCATAATTCATTGATTGTAAAATATATCGTGTGAGACAAATCGTGTTTCGGATTTGACAGATAATGTAGATACATTGGCACTGTACAGCTTCGTAGATTATGCAGTAGCTCTAGTTGTCAAAAGATGACGTTCGACAATTCAGTTACCACAAAAAATGGCACCATAGAGCGACATCTGGTTTAGCTTTCAAACTCGAGGGCACGATTTTACTTAGACTTTACATCAATTACATCTACCAGATCTACTAACTACAATCATGAACTCTTTGTTCAAAAGTATTgttaaaaggtaaaaacggtTTCTGAAATGTCCTACATTTCAGCCACCAGCAAACAGGCCGGGGCGGCGGCTGACGTCCGAGAACGCTTTAAGGcgaataaatatagttgtctcggCGCACACTATACGAATTTGTAGCCTTTGGCGTCGAGACACCACACACAAAGcgctcagcaaacgcctaagggaggccacaggtgaccctcgcaaggcagctttctcgcgcaaagattggtcatagcaatccagcgtgggaacgctgcctgcgtgatggacaccctaccaagggcgcaaaattttgataggtattttaaattttttagctttagttatcttaactgtagttaattttagttttaataaacGAGTTGCTTCTGAAAGGACATTAATTTATATAGAATGACGTGCGTACCTAATTATTTTCTTTTCGCATCTACAACGGCGACAACATTGTTTGGATCGTCTATGTACCTACAAAAAGGCAACCCAGCCAATTGAATTGATTTATTCAAGGTTCTCGCCTGTAGACTAAACACGTTCTAGGAAGTAATAAGGTGCCAACTGAAGCTTAGGGTACCTACAACACAAATCTAGCTCCAAAATATAGGTATTAAGTAAATCGTGGAGAGGCTACACGCATAACAACATAAAACTATACTCTGTCAAGCTATTTCCgccagtagaaaagagcggcaaattttaaaaatgtaggcgctatAAGAGATATCCcaaagaaaatttgaatttcgcgcctttttctactgacaaacttgtttgaccagCTACATATATGTAACTTTAATATGAGCCCGCTGCACTGACACTTTTATAACGTCACAGATTTATACTAGTTATTTACCACATTTTATATCTACAACATGTTTTGATTTaacaatagataaaaaaaagtaatagaCTAAATACATAAACCTCTTTCCAATTTGTCTGCTACCTTAATATTCTATTAATAATTTACCAAATAAAtgcattaattaattacactatAATAGatctaataaaagtaataaatatgtgGATATCTATATGTGCACACAAGATTTACATTGCTAATTTCagcatattaattattaaaattaaaaaaaacatgtttctcACTCATTTATTATCAGCTAATCGTAAAATATACTTTCTTTAAAACTTTACTTTATATTTAGTCATAATATCTATAATCtgttttttaggtatttaaaacaatgtaaacaaatttggGTATATAATGAGACGATTGATATGATATATAAAAGAGTAACTTTTTATATCAATGGTATTATATCTTAAGCCGATTCCCGTAGTtttgattatttacattcttttaaaTCAACTTTACTTAACATTGAAACTACTGTTGAACATTATTGAATACGTGACGCCacagtattaattattatttataacatattaTTGGCATCCTTATGCGGCACATAGTGCGCTCCCCGTAGAAACACTATATGGGAATCTGAATTATAATGTCTAACGAATGTCGGTCCTACGTACGCTAGTCATGATTCGAAGGGGCACTGTTCAGTAGCGATTAGAATTTTGATATCGGACCGAACATTATGATCCaaaataagtattataacaaAAAGCGGGTGTGTAAGAATGTTTTTGATGGCTACTGTCATACTTTGGTACCTAAActtattgaaattgaatttcACGGTAATAATCAAATTACATAATATCTTATGCTACGTTTAGCGAGCTGCATTTGTTTTACATTTACAGCGTTTAGCTAAACAAAGACATCACGATTTACAGTCTAATTCACACTCACATATCACATTCGATTTAGCGACTCATTTAGGGCACGTGCACATTAGGCTCCAAGTTTGGTTACGGTCAGCCGTCAGTTAGCATATATTTAGAATAGAGCGTTTACACTACGGATACATACACCAAAAGTACGGCATAAGGAACGGCTGATCAAGCCTAATGTGAACGTGTCTTTATACGtactacatatacatatagaaGTAGCGTTTTATATTGCCAAATCTTCATCTTTCTTACACGGACGTTTGACAGAAATATACGGGATACCCAATTCGAAGTCGTTGCTTGGCCAATACTTGAGCACAGGTTTTTGGTCCGGGTTCTCCTCAGAGACATTGAAATAGGCGAACACTACGAACGCCGTGTAGGTGGCGATGAAGCTAAGGATGTGCCAAACGCCGTGCATGTAGGGGAAGTCGATGGAGAGCCAGGCGTCGCAGAAGAGGCGGTCGATGATCCAGCAGAATAGGGCCAGGAAACAGACGGCCATGCTGCGCAACCCTAGGCGGTACACGCGCGCGCATTTTACTCTGAAATGTACACAAATGTTTTATCATACGGTTTCCCATCTGGGGTAAGTAACGGTATTTACATCATCAGAACATAAGCGCTTGACAACAGACAACAGGGGCAACTGCTATATTTTCAGTAATACTCGGCGTCAAAAAAGgtattacctacctaattcTTTAACGCTATCTAAtaatccggttcgaaggaccaattTGCCAAAGCATCAGTAAACTACCATATTGAAACGACTAGGTACGCTACAAAATTCTAATGTAAGTTTACCTTAATAACTCCTTGTACATGAACATTAAACTGGGTACGACGAGCGCCATCAGAGCAAAGGCGTTGGCGAATGGATACATCAGCAGGAAGCCAGTTGATACAAATGAGAAAACACACGCGTACAATGCTAGCATTTTTctggaaaagaaaaaaatataaattgaaaaAGATAAAGATGTTATATTGTACCACATTACGATAGGTACCTAACAATTGCCGGCTGACGTTATAAAAGTTATATTGTACCTATAGTCCGTGGCGGTGGCGCTCACGACAAAAAAGTGTgatatacggcaaatgatgattatgggatttccttttgcagagttgctccttttgactcacaaATTGATTTAGGAACGGGAGCCAACCggatttttgatgcaaaattttgacttatgGGGGGGTGCCCcccaaaatttgtaaaaaatttaGTTTGGCTATGTGCGCAAaattggtatcattttcgggtaaatcaaggatgctaaattcatttctgatatttaatttatacggtttcatataaataatttgaaaaaaaaatgaagaatAAAATTTTtctctttaatttttttcagaataaatgccataatttttcttatttttatatatacacaaaaaataaaaatttcatgaaaaagccctactattcctggttataaaaagtatacacaTTGCATATTTATGTCTAACaatatagagaaaaaaaaatgaaatgtagaccTACTTTCGACCACCAGCTCACTGAATAGTATACAAAGATATGAGTTACAGCTATTAGAATTACggcgtt
This genomic interval from Cydia splendana chromosome 4, ilCydSple1.2, whole genome shotgun sequence contains the following:
- the LOC134789761 gene encoding alkaline ceramidase, with amino-acid sequence MWSHLQRGSSPVDWCESNYSISPMIAEFVNTVSNILFFLFPPVLIHLFQEYAKFVNPAINLLWIMLMVVGLSSAYFHATLSLVGQLLDEIAILWVFIATFAMFLPRRYFPKFLGGNRKMLALYACVFSFVSTGFLLMYPFANAFALMALVVPSLMFMYKELLRVKCARVYRLGLRSMAVCFLALFCWIIDRLFCDAWLSIDFPYMHGVWHILSFIATYTAFVVFAYFNVSEENPDQKPVLKYWPSNDFELGIPYISVKRPCKKDEDLAI
- the LOC134789482 gene encoding 6-pyruvoyl tetrahydrobiopterin synthase, whose amino-acid sequence is MSSLPIVSITRRETFSSCHRLHSPFLSDEENKKLYGKCNNPNGHGHNYVVLVTVKGPVDAHTGMVMNIHDLKQYMKEAIMDPLDHKNLDQDVPYFKTVVSTTENLAIYIWDHLQKVMEKPSLLHEVKILETEKNHVVYRGGSTYPRKKHENSSLHSSRHHNVSSDSD